The Solanum pennellii chromosome 7, SPENNV200 DNA segment CTTACCAGATtccctaatttttatttatataaatgcCATCGCCTTACTTGCTAGTCAGTTGCATCAACCAACAAGTCCCCATTTCCCCTCAACACATTTTGGCTCTTTCTCATTTGATccagagaagagagaaaaagaagaaaaagaaaatgtctTCATGGGAAAAGCCAATAATACGACTTCAACAAAGGCGTAAGACGCCATCGTTTTCTTCATCTTTATTGGAATCTATTTATCATTCAATTGACGAatccaaagaagaagaagaaaaacatcaACAAGTCCCAAATAGAAAGAGCAacaagaaggaagaagaaattgTAAGCCTTCGACGTGCAATATTGATTGAGAAATGGATGGAAAGTTACAAATATAGTCAAAGTTCAGGACACTTCAGTTCAGATTCAACTTCATCAACAGAGTCAAGCATGTTTTCATCTTCAGAAACAGAGTCAAGATCCATCAATACATTGCCAAAAACAACAACACAAGTCCCAAGACCAGACAAGGTTGTTACATTCTCTACAGAGACTAAAACTCCAAAATGTGAAGGAGGAGGAAGGTTCATGAGGACAAAATCAAGAGCCTTGAAGATGGTGAAACAACCTATTTCACCAGGTGGGAAAATAGCAAACTTTCTAAATTCGATATTCAATTCGAAAAACATC contains these protein-coding regions:
- the LOC107025395 gene encoding protein BIG GRAIN 1-like A, translated to MPSPYLLVSCINQQVPISPQHILALSHLIQRREKKKKKKMSSWEKPIIRLQQRRKTPSFSSSLLESIYHSIDESKEEEEKHQQVPNRKSNKKEEEIVSLRRAILIEKWMESYKYSQSSGHFSSDSTSSTESSMFSSSETESRSINTLPKTTTQVPRPDKVVTFSTETKTPKCEGGGRFMRTKSRALKMVKQPISPGGKIANFLNSIFNSKNIKKNHQEDWSSVRKSRSVNDSTTMTTSSCLNKTPPSTSTSNKSKRSVRFCPVTVIVDEDCQPCGHKSIYKNEEPKHQYRGFYQDEDEDDGRSCASSDLFELENIGMIGHVHANRDGLPVYGTTSFKMNQAIARGLVM